In Rhododendron vialii isolate Sample 1 chromosome 9a, ASM3025357v1, the following are encoded in one genomic region:
- the LOC131300449 gene encoding formin-like protein 2 encodes MASISFTLLTILLISTPIISSAAKPHRRILHQPFFPQITQPPLQAPQSQPEQQKHQLPKYPFSSSSPPNTPKNPFFPFYPSPPPPKPPSTAQATFPANISSLILPQTSHPSKPISKKLVAVAVSLSLLSAALVTAVAAFLLHHRRHGSFTSSIYDSKSDKTPKADSIRLFPPNTTASDSDGGGGHKPPRPPSRSASAASSSEFLYLGTLNGINEDITHKKYPSDSINATTNSSMLPAYQKLGSPELRPLPPLPRLQIFRRSVSNEENQENEEEEFFSPRSSSGRKESPNRVLFLSVESEENNSRSASNISHPSSNSASPSNNSMSSSPFIPLNLISPTRPKPKAVDFFPAPSRPPPPIPNQQAFSENTQNTPASDSGEDSESTQNTPVIRDYSNVVRTVQGKLPPTPPPLPPPGFWEARDGPPVLVTPSRPVAFRNLEMGEGGGSDLAGSVERSEETVKPKLKALHWDKVRASSDRAMVWDHLKSSSFQLDEEMIETLFMVNSSSLTPKDNSRSTMLNQENRVLDPKKSQNIAILLRALNVTIDEVCEALLEGNADTLGTELLESLLKMAPTKEEECNLKEFKDESPVKLGPAEKFLKAVLDIPFAFQRVDAMLYIVNFDSEVEYLKRSFETLEAACEELRKSRMFLKLLEAVLKTGNRMNVGTTRGDAHAFKLDTLLKLVDIKGTDRKTTLLHFVVQEISRAEGSHISGVNEVTPSDENPQSDFPNDIEFRKIGLQVVSSLGGELTNVKKAAAMDSDVLSTEVTKLALGSSKIKEVLKLVEEGVLKESSTRNFVGSMNEFLKKAKSEIVKVQAQESAALSLVKELTEYFHGNSAKEEAHPFRIFMVVRDFLSILDQVCKDVGKINERSTVSSARPFPQPVSSSLPPVFPGFIQRRHNGSSDDES; translated from the exons atggCATCCATTTCCTTCACCCTCTTAACCATACTCCTCATATCAACACCAATCATCTCCTCCGCCGCCAAACCCCACCGCCGGATCCTACACCAGCCTTTTTTCCCCCAAATCACCCAACCGCCACTCCAAGCTCCTCAATCCCAACCCGAACAGCAAAAACACCAGCTACCCAAGTAccctttctcctcctcctccccaccCAACACTCCGAAAAACCCATTCTTCCCTTTCTACCCTTCTCCACCACCGCCAAAACCTCCATCCACCGCCCAAGCCACATTCCCTGCCAACATCTCCTCCCTCATCCTCCCCCAAACCTCTCACCCCTCCAAACCCATTTCCAAGAAGCTCGTCGCCGTCGctgtctccctctccctcctctccgCCGCCCTCGTCACCGCCGTCGCCGccttcctcctccaccaccgccgccacggAAGCTTCACCTCCTCCATCTACGACAGCAAAAGCGACAAAACCCCGAAAGCAGACAGCATCCGTTTGTTCCCCCCCAACACCACCGCCTCCGACAGCGACGGCGGGGGCGGTCACAAGCCTCCACGGCCGCCGTCGCGTAGCGCCTCTGCGGCCAGCTCGTCGGAGTTTCTTTACCTCGGTACCCTCAATGGAATAAACGAAGATATCACCCACAAAAAATACCCTTCAGATTCAATCAATGCAACCACTAATTCTTCCATGCTGCCGGCTTATCAGAAGCTGGGTTCGCCGGAGCTCCGCCCTCTCCCGCCGCTTCCCCGCCTGCAGATTTTCCGGCGGAGTGTTTCCAatgaagaaaatcaagaaaatgaagaagaggAGTTTTTCTCGCCCAGATCTTCTTCCGGGAGAAAGGAGAGTCCCAATAGAGTACTGTTTTTGTCAGTGGAATCTGAAGAGAATAATTCAAGAAGTGCTTCAAATATTTCACACCCATCTTCAAATTCTGCTTCACCATCAAATAACTCCATGTCCAGCAGTCCTTTTATACCCCTCAATTTAATAAGCCCCACAAGACCTAAACCGAAGGCCGTCGATTTTTTCCCAGCTCCGTCACGTCCGCCACCACCAATACCAAATCAGCAGGCATTTTCGGAAAATACCCAGAATACCCCTGCAAGTGATTCCGGTGAAGATTCGGAAAGTACCCAGAATACCCCTGTGATAAGAGATTATTCCAATGTGGTTAGAACGGTTCAGGGAAAGCTGCCACCGACACCGCCGCCGTTGCCTCCGCCGGGGTTTTGGGAGGCTCGAGATGGGCCGCCGGTTCTGGTGACGCCCTCGAGGCCGGTTGCGTTTCGGAATTTGGAAATGGGTGAAGGAGGAGGGAGTGATTTGGCTGGGAGTGTGGAGAGGAGTGAGGAAACTGTGAAGCCCAAGTTGAAGGCATTGCATTGGGACAAGGTTAGGGCGAGCTCGGACAGGGCTATGGTGTGGGACCACCTGAAATCTAGCTCGTTCCA GTTAGATGAGGAGATGATTGAGACGTTGTTCATGGTAAATTCTTCGAGTTTGACTCCCAAAGATAACTCTCGGTCAACGATGCTGAATCAAGAGAATCGGGTTCTTGATCCAAAGAAGTCTCAGAACATTGCAATTTTGTTGAGAGCACTTAATGTGACAATAGATGAAGTTTGTGAAGCCCTTTTGGAAG GTAACGCTGATACACTGGGGACAGAACTTCTTGAAAGTTTATTAAAGATGGCTCCAACCAAGGAGGAAGAATGTAATCTGAAAGAGTTCAAAGATGAATCACCTGTTAAGCTGGGCCCtgctgaaaaatttctcaaggCTGTGCTTGATATACCATTTGCATTTCAGAGAGTGGATGCCATGCTTTATATTGTCAATTTCGACTCAGAGGTCGAGTATCTTAAAAGGTCTTTTGAAACACTGGAG GCTGCTTGTGAAGAACTGAGGAAAAGCAGAATGTTCCTAAAGCTTCTAGAAGCTGTTTTGAAAACTGGGAACCGTATGAATGTCGGAACTACACGTGGTGATGCCCATGCCTTCAAGCTAGACACACTCCTAAAGCTTGTGGACATTAAGGGCACCGACCGGAAGACAACTCTCTTGCATTTTGTTGTTCAAGAAATCAGCAGAGCTGAAGGTTCTCATATTTCTGGAGTCAATGAAGTTACTCCTTCTGATGAAAATCCGCAATCCGATTTTCCCAATGACATTGAATTTCGAAAAATTGGACTCCAAGTTGTTTCGAGCTTGGGCGGAGAACTCACCAACGTGAAGAAAGCTGCTGCCATGGATTCAGACGTTCTTAGTACTGAAGTTACAAAACTAGCCCTAGGAAGCAGTAAGATTAAGGAAGTATTGAAATTAGTTGAGGAGGGTGTATTGAAGGAGAGTAGTACACGGAACTTTGTGGGTTCGATGAACGAGTTCTTGAAAAAGGCCAAGTCGGAGATTGTGAAGGTACAAGCTCAAGAGAGTGCTGCTCTCTCTCTGGTGAAGGAATTAACAGAGTATTTCCATGGAAATTCTGCCAAGGAAGAAGCTCACCCTTTCCGTATATTCATGGTGGTTAGGGACTTTCTTTCCATCCTGGATCAGGTATGCAAAGATGTTGGAAAGATAAACGAGAGAAGCACAGTTAGTTCCGCACGTCCGTTTCCTCAGCCGGTAAGTTCAAGCCTTCCGCCGGTTTTCCCTGGATTCATACAAAGGCGGCACAATGGTTCCTCTGATGATGAAAGCTGA